CGACCGGCAAGAACATCGCCCCGCGCGTGGCCGCGCTGCTCGACGTGATGCAGATTTCGGACATTCTTTCGGTGGAAGGCGACAAGACCTTCACCCGTCCGATCTACGCCGGCAACGCGATCGCGACGGTCGAATCGGGCGACGCCAAGCTGGTAATCACCGTTCGCGGAACGGCGTTCGACAAGGCCGAGGCCGAGGGTGGCTCGGGCACGGTCGAAACGGTAACCGGCCCCGGCGATGCCGGTATCTCCAGCTTCGTCGGCCAGGAACTGGCAGAGAGCGAGCGCCCCGAGCTGACCAGCGCCAAAGTGATCGTTTCGGGCGGCCGCGCACTCAAGGACGCCGAAACGTTCGAGGAATATATCATGCCGCTGGCCGACAAGCTCGGCGCCGGCGTGGGCGCAAGCCGGGCGGCGGTCGACGCCGGCTATGTCCCCAACGACTACCAGGTCGGGCAAACCGGCAAGATCGTCGCGCCGGAAGTCTATATCGCCATCGGCATTTCGGGCGCGATCCAGCACCTCGCCGGGATGAAGGATTCCAAGACGATCATCGCGATCAACAAGGACGAGGATGCCCCGATCTTCCAGGTCGCCGACGTCGGACTGGTGGCGGACCTGTTCAAAGCGGTGCCGGAGCTGACCGAGAAGCTTTGATGGTTCCCCGTTGCGAAGGCCGCTCTCGATGGTAAG
The sequence above is a segment of the Pelagerythrobacter marensis genome. Coding sequences within it:
- a CDS encoding electron transfer flavoprotein subunit alpha/FixB family protein — encoded protein: MKTLVLVEHDNASVKDATLATVTAAAKLGEVDLLVAGSGCAAVADAAAKIAGVGTVYLADDAAYEHHLAENVAPLAADLMKDHDAFLAPATTTGKNIAPRVAALLDVMQISDILSVEGDKTFTRPIYAGNAIATVESGDAKLVITVRGTAFDKAEAEGGSGTVETVTGPGDAGISSFVGQELAESERPELTSAKVIVSGGRALKDAETFEEYIMPLADKLGAGVGASRAAVDAGYVPNDYQVGQTGKIVAPEVYIAIGISGAIQHLAGMKDSKTIIAINKDEDAPIFQVADVGLVADLFKAVPELTEKL